The Panicum virgatum strain AP13 chromosome 5K, P.virgatum_v5, whole genome shotgun sequence genome has a window encoding:
- the LOC120710769 gene encoding protein MICRORCHIDIA 6-like, which yields MNSNRPTDVTTDAMDAERDIKPFLSPTTATPIQRGVHGPGTFQAAARQLESGGARVLTGVQPQTLAEAACALNRAASELSGGTGDRTSCANEAFEGTSVRRPCPAPRFSRKFWGAGDYDAGAGSSAPQPSVQNRMCVHPEFLHSNATSHKWPFGAVAELLDNAVDEVETGGATKVIVDKVINNRNGSPALLVQDDGGGMDPDSLRRCMSFGFSEKQSGSSIGQYGNGFKTSTMRLGEDVIVFSRCTKSGGPTQSIGLLSYTFLVETGQTDVIVPVVDYKCNLLRGQTTRLERHGSEHFSSNLSVLLKWSPFATEEELLQNFSNIGPHGTKIIVFNLWSNDDGNLELDFDTNPEDIMISGAPKPEEISNAVKRTNENHLANRLRYSLRVYTSVLYLELPDYFRIILRGQEVKRHYIATDIIYPECISYKPQICGKQEAEVITTIGFLNGAPTISVHGFNIYHKNRLILPFHRALSSASSKGRGVAGVLEVDFIKPTHDKQDFEKTQLFQRLMNRLRDMTTEYWDIYCHKIGYGKTPRVRAAPIPPPPAMLPMENGAAEPLEGTAPAPAVSVPPLRAQGTYVNAVPIAFAPPSFGSAPAGTAGVAPRAPTGYSPSDTEIMQVNQRTSSSSAPGSDLAGNRKRRDDEITHFNQRISSSLAPGTDVVGKRKRSDDDAALTVSSRKHATHDLVGSSSAGDQVCHYTRDRELREFSFLKMENRMLCEECSHFEMQEKELLLKEQELQIQIEQAKEQYTSLLNEYVSAAEAPAPKRTDR from the exons ATGAACAGCAACCGCCCCACCGACGTGACGACGGACGCCATGGACGCGGAGAGGGACATCAAGCCCTTCTTGTCCCCGACAACCGCCACCCCTATCCAGCGGGGCGTCCACGGGCCTGGCACCtttcaggcggcggcgcggcaattggagagcggcggcgctcgagtgCTAACCGGGGTGCAACCGCAAACTCTGGCGGAAGCGGCGTGCGCCCTCAACCGGGCAGCTTCGGAGCTGTCGGGTGGCACCGGCGATCGGACCAGCTGCGCCAACGAGGCATTCGAGGGCACATCGGTTCGTCGTCCTTGCCCTGCACCACGGTTCAGCAGGAAGTTCTGGGGCGCCGGCGATTACGATGCGGGGGCCGGGAGCTCTGCGCCACAGCCGA GTGTGCAGAATCGCATGTGTGTTCACCCTGAATTTCTCCactccaacgcgacttcgcaTAAATGGCCATTTGGGG CCGTGGCAGAGTTATTGGACAACGCGGTAGATGAG GTTGAAACTGGTGGTGCTACAAAAGTAATAGTGGACAAAGTCATCAACAACCGGAACGGATCACCAGCTTTGCTAGTTCAAG ATGATGGTGGAGGCATGGATCCTGATTCCTTGAGGCGTTGCATGAGCTTTGGATTTTCAGAGAAACAATCAGGATCTTCGATTGGACAAT ATGGAAATGGATTTAAGACTAGCACAATGCGGCTCGGGGAAGATGTTATTGTTTTCAGCCGTTGCACAAAGAGCGG TGGGCCTACTCAATCCATTGGTCTCCTCTCTTACACTTTCTTGGTGGAAACTGGCCAGACAGATGTTATAGTTCCTGTG GTGGATTACAAATGCAATCTACTAAGAGGACAAACTACACGATTGGAGCGACATGGTTCAGAGCACTTCTCCTCAAATTTGTCAGTGTTGTTGAAATGGTCCCCTTTTGCAACAGAAGAAGAGTTATTGCAGAAT TTCAGCAACATTGGCCCACATGGCACCAAGATTATAGTGTTCAATTTGTGGTCCAACGATGATGGTAATTTGGAGCTTGACTTTGACACAAATCCAGAG GATATTATGATTAGCGGTGCGCCAAAACCAGAAGAGATTAGTAACGCTGTGAAAAGGACTAATGAGAATCATTTGGCTAATCGACTGCGCTATTCTCTTAGG GTGTACACTTCTGTCTTGTATCTGGAGCTACCAGATTATTTCAGGATCatacttcgagggcaagaagtTAAGCGTCATTACATTGCTACCGACATTATATATCCTGAATGCATCAGTTATAAACCCCAAATTTGCGGAAAACAAGAG GCTGAGGTTATTACGACCATTGGATTCCTAAATGGCGCTCCAACAATTAGCGTGCATGGATTTAATATTTATCATAAGAATCGCCTTATTTTG CCGTTTCATCGAGCTCTGAGTTCTGCAAGCAGTAAAGGTAGAGGCGTCGCTGGAGTACTTGAGGTAGACTTCATCAAGCCGACTCACGACAAACAGGACTTTGAGAAGACACAGCTGTTTCAGAGGCTGATGAACCGCTTGAGAGACATGACTACCGAGTACTG GGATATTTATTGTCACAAGATTGGATATGGGAAAACGCCACGCGTGCGTGCGGCTCCAATCCCTCCTCCTCCAGCAATGCTCCCAATGGAGAATGGTGCTGCTGAACCATTAGAGGGGACTGCACCTGCACCTGCAGTTTCAGTGCCACCCTTGAGAGCCCAGGGTACCTACGTGAATGCAGTTCCAATTGCTTTTGCACCCCCTAGTTTTGGCTCAGCCCCTGCCGGAACAGCTGGTGTTGCACCAAGAGCTCCTACTGGTTACTCCCCGTCAGACACAGAGATCATGCAAGTCAACCAGAGGACCTCATCTTCCTCGGCTCCTGGTTCTGATTTGGCAGGAAATAGAAAACGGAGGGATGACGAGATCACGCACTTCAACCAGAGGATCTCATCTTCCCTGGCTCCTGGCACTGATGTGGTAGGCAAAAGAAAACGGAGCGATGACGATGCTGCTCTGACGGTTTCATCTAGAAAGCACGCCACGCATGATTTGGTCGGCAGCAGCTCCGCTGGTGACCAG GTATGCCACTACACGAGAGATCGAGAGCTGAGGGAATTCTCCTTCTTGAAGATGGAGAATCGGATGCTCTGTGAAGA GTGCTCACATTTTGAGATGCAAGAGAAGGAGCTACTGCTCAAG GAACAGGAGCTGCAGATCCAGATTGAGCAGGCGAAGGAGCAGTACACCAGCCTGCTGAACGAGTACgtctcggcggcggaggctccgGCACCGAAACGAACCGATCGATAG
- the LOC120708363 gene encoding pentatricopeptide repeat-containing protein At5g15300-like translates to MSLTHHLLAGDLNALRRAACPSSALHLYSLLRLRLRPSDPSYFAWRAAVLTLKPLSAASSLPLLSHFHGHLLRSNLVAYPHVASSLLRSYSLLSPSAAHQLFDQIPPATCNIYVHNIMLASLCRSSDLDSARAFFDDIPDKDAVSCSTMLACYFSRGRLADGFALFHSVAFSTDTAVVDCIMLTTLLTACTSAGLLPPFCRSIHGYVVRCALPASMHLGTALIDCYAKAGRLDYATRVFYQVPNRNIMHWTAMICGMASHLRNKEAVQLFEEMCQRRVQPNEMTFTAVLSACVNAGLVEKGREFFKLMVDRYCLEPNIHHYGCMVDLYGKAGLLEDAYDVIKTMKVEPNVVIWTSFLAACKKLKNVEIAIEGMEKALALEISDENAGLYMLISDLYAMGGRWDDMMKVRRLMDERNVRKDRGLSSIKADDLPSAAVS, encoded by the coding sequence ATGTCCCTTACTCATCacctgctcgccggcgacctcaACGCCCTCCGCAGGGCCGCCTGCCCGTCCTCGGCGCTCCATCTCTactccctcctccgcctccgtctccgcccctCGGACCCATCCTACTTCGCCtggcgcgccgccgtgctcacTCTCAAGCcgctctccgccgcctcctcactCCCGCTCCTCTCCCACTTCCATGGGCACCTACTCAGGTCCAACCTCGTTGCCTACCCCCACGTCGCCTCCTCGCTCCTCCGCTCCTACTCGCTCCTCTCCCCGTCCGCCGCCCACCAACTGTTCGATCAAATACCCCCCGCCACATGCAACATCTACGTCCACAACATCATGCTCGCGTCACTGTGCCGCTCCTCCGacctcgattccgcgcgcgcaTTCTTCGATGATATCCCCGACAAGGACGCCGTGTCTTGCTCGACCATGCTCGCTTGCTATTTCTCGCGTGGTCGCCTCGCCGACGGGTTTGCTCTCTTCCATTCGGTGGCATTTAGCACCGATACTGCTGTGGTGGATTGTATCATGCTCACTACCCTCCTCACAGCCTGCACTTCAGCTGGCTTGCTGCCGCCGTTCTGCAGATCCATTCACGGTTATGTTGTACGCTGCGCGCTGCCTGCCAGTATGCACCTCGGGACAGCGCTCATTGATTGCTATGCCAAGGCCGGCCGCCTTGACTATGCCACCCGTGTGTTTTATCAGGTGCCTAATAGGAATATTATGCACTGGACAGCTATGATCTGTGGTATGGCTTCACATTTGCGCAACAAGGAGGCTGTTCAGCTATTTGAGGAAATGTGTCAAAGAAGAGTGCAACCAAATGAGATGACATTTACAGCTGTGCTCAGCGCATGTGTGAATGCTGGGCTGGTGGAGAAAGGGAGGGAGTTCTTTAAGCTTATGGTTGACAGGTATTGCCTTGAGCCAAATATACATCACTATGGGTGCATGGTTGATCTCTATGGGAAGGCGGGGCTATTGGAGGATGCTTATGATGTTATAAAAACCATGAAAGTTGAACCAAATGTCGTCATCTGGACATCATTTCTGGCAGCATGCAAGAAGTTAAAGAATGTTGAGATTGCCATCGAGGGAATGGAGAAAGCATTAGCCCTGGAGATATCTGATGAAAACGCTGGATTATATATGTTGATATCTGACCTTTATGCTATGGGTGGGCGGTGGGATGATATGATGAAGGTTAGGAGGTTGATGGATGAGCGTAATGTGCGGAAGGACAGAGGTTTGAGTTCTATTAAGGCGGACGATTTACCATCTGCTGCTGTCAGTTGA